GGTTCACTAActtctttcttgtttttgagAAAGGAGTAATGGCGATGgaatagagagaaaaagaaaactgtAACTCACCAGGAAATATGGCGGTGACCCATGCTGGATTGTTCCATGTCATTTACCTTCTTCTTGATGGCAAGTTTCAAATCCTTGACTGTCGCTGAATTCATCACTATCACATCTTACACCACCAAAATAACTAGTGAGAGAGATCATagcttaaaattttcaatttgcaATAGTGAATAGTAATGCAAGTATTACCAAGTGTAGTTCCATCCAATTTCAGGACAGAAATGCGCATGGCACTACCCAATTCAAGGTTGATGAGAGTGTCAACATCTGCAAAAGTTGGGTTCTTGGGGACATCAGAAAGTATAGGATCATCTAGCAAGGTTGTCAGCAATGAGTTCAACCTTGCCTTCTTCACGCTGCTCTTGTTATATTCTTCCATGTTTATGCTCCTAAGCTTTCCAAAACAACTAACTTTTTGGTCAGCCTGCATACAATTGAGGCGAGGGAACATTATTCCCTTCAATCTTAATTTAAGTACATGTATTCAAATCCAACAATACATATTCTCTTGGACCTAGACATTAGTAAAATGGCTACTGTTTATTATTACCAAACAACAACTAACATAGCACAACACCACACCAACTAACAGGTAGTCTCCAAATTGAGCAAAAAGAATAATTTCTTTGACTCATGTTCCTTGAAACACACAAAATGTTTGTCTGTGTAGAGTAGCAATTGTTTGTTTCTAAAGCATAGAACTTCAAATAGTGGacagaataatttttattttattttcccacaGCACCAAAGGATACACCGATTTcagtttaaagaaaaatatcttaaacGAATAGCAGCACTCTGATTGAATGATAAGAAGCTtttgcaacaatgcttcctggAATGCAGAAAACATGAacaatttaatttgtataataataGAACATCATGGACCAGTTGAAGTGAAAATTCACCTAGTTTTGtgtgcaggaaaaaaaaatacacaactcTCTACAAAATACTGCATCCACTTATCCAAACACACGTGTTAGAATAGAACATTAACATGATGAAATTACACTAAATCTACGCACATGCTCAAATCTAAGCAGCAGAATGCACCTGAAAAGAGGCTTTTTAGTTTGTCAAGCAACAATTCAAGACAATTGAACTGAGAAAGAGAGTTGTGGCGTTAATTtgggaattgaaaaaaaaaaatcattaagctGAACGAAGAAGGAAATGGGCCGGGCCAGAAAAATGTGGTCCGGACCAAAAACCCGGACCGGCACTGGTGAGTGAAACACGTGTTGTATTTTGCGTGCGTGCGTGTGTTAGTATCTTCTTGAAGTAAGTGAAGAGCAATTACGCCGCGTGAACGGCATGGCGCAGAAAGCGGCGGCGCCACTACCGTCGAAGCCTCTTACAACTCAGGAGTGGGAAACCCTAATCGAAGACTTCCAGAACGGCGTGCACCGCAAATGGAGCTCTCTGGATCCCTAGGTGATGCAAGGAACACAGTTACAACCTCTGTCCATGCAAGGCTCTCCCACCATAAAGGCATTATTCTTTGGCAACCAAAAAATATGTGGGACGCTTCCTCCTCATGACACGAACAAAATGGACAATGGTAGTCATCTAGCTGCACATTCCTTCTCCTTAGGTTTGCTCTTGTTGGTAGTCTATTCCTAACCAGCATCAAACAAAGCGTTTGCGATTGAGATTTAGTAATGAAGAACCAGAAAAACAACTCAGCAGTAATAAAACTTTAATGCAGTCTTAATCAAAATAAGCATTTCTACCATTTTGAAAGCttcaaaataatccaaaatcttgatcaaacaaaaacaatgaCCGAAGCTCGAAGTATATCCCAATAAAGTCCAGACGCGAAAAATCAATCCAACCATCAAATAAACAATATCCCAATGATACAATATTAAGTCCAGGAGCAGAAAATCAATACAAAGTTCAAAGTGCACAGAAACAATGAATACGAAACTAATACATTCTGCCACAGATACAACATCTCTATGTTTGTGACAGACAATTGAAGACCACACAAACAAAAAGGGACGTT
The nucleotide sequence above comes from Glycine soja cultivar W05 chromosome 11, ASM419377v2, whole genome shotgun sequence. Encoded proteins:
- the LOC114376149 gene encoding U11/U12 small nuclear ribonucleoprotein 25 kDa protein-like isoform X3, encoding MEEYNKSSVKKARLNSLLTTLLDDPILSDVPKNPTFADVDTLINLELGSAMRISVLKLDGTTLDVIVMNSATVKDLKLAIKKKVNDMEQSSMGHRHISWKHVWANYCLSCHNNKLLDDNEALQNFGVRNNSQVQFVSYVMTKESRRHSKRRKHRFFHGLNKRS
- the LOC114376149 gene encoding U11/U12 small nuclear ribonucleoprotein 25 kDa protein-like isoform X2, with protein sequence MFPRLNCMQADQKVSCFGKLRSINMEEYNKSSVKKARLNSLLTTLLDDPILSDVPKNPTFADVDTLINLELGSAMRISVLKLDGTTLVMNSATVKDLKLAIKKKVNDMEQSSMGHRHISWKHVWANYCLSCHNNKLLDDNEALQNFGVRNNSQVQFVSYVMTKESRRHSKRRKHRFFHGLNKRS
- the LOC114376149 gene encoding U11/U12 small nuclear ribonucleoprotein 25 kDa protein-like isoform X1; the encoded protein is MFPRLNCMQADQKVSCFGKLRSINMEEYNKSSVKKARLNSLLTTLLDDPILSDVPKNPTFADVDTLINLELGSAMRISVLKLDGTTLDVIVMNSATVKDLKLAIKKKVNDMEQSSMGHRHISWKHVWANYCLSCHNNKLLDDNEALQNFGVRNNSQVQFVSYVMTKESRRHSKRRKHRFFHGLNKRS